The Terriglobus roseus region CGACGCTGCCTGCATTTGACGTGATCACCATTAAGCCCAACAACTCCGACGAACGACCGAGCATTGATTTTGATGGTGGGAACTTTTCAGCGACCAACTTTTCTGTGAAGATGCTTGTCCTGTTCGCCTATGACCTCAAGGACGATCAACTTTTCGGCGTCCCCAAATGGGCGAGCGAACTGCATTTTGATATGAAGGCGAAGGTGCTCGACGCGGACCCCACCGTACTTCAGCAGCTCAGTAATGATCAGAAGCGCGTGATTGAGCAGACGATTCTGACGGAACGCTTCGGGCTGACATTCCATCGCGAGACGAAGGTGCTTGCCGTCTACGAACTGGTAGTGGATAAAGGTGGGCCAAGGTTCCAGCCGTCGAAGATTGAGGCGGGACAAAGAGGAGCGAACGGCCTGGGAGCCGGAAGCCTGCACACGAACAATCACAACGGGAATGCAGACATGACGTCTACCGCTGTTCCCATTGCCTCACTGGTGAATGTCCTGTCGCGACAGACGGAACGCATCGTGGTGGATCAGACCGGGCTGACAGGAAGGTACGACCTGAACCTGACCTGGTCACGCGATGATGGCGGGACACCGGCAACCGATCAAAATAGCCCGCCAATCGTGACTGCAATCCAGGAACAACTTGGTCTGCGTCTTCGTCCTGCGAAGCTTCCGGTCAGCACGTTTGTTGTTGACCATGTTGTATTGCCGTCCGGGAACTAGGCGCGACTAGCTGAGGAACCAGCGTTGTATGCGGCTTGATCCAAAGAGGCTCTTCTCCGCGGCCATTGCTTCTGAGGGAGCTTGATAGCTGCCTACTGGCGGTCCGTGCAGGAAGGTGACGTCTACGCGCGCGACCTTTTCGTCACCGAACTCGATGTAGCATGCGCCCTTGCCGCCGTACTCATCGGGAGCCGGGCTACCGGTCAGGTCGGCGAGGATTCTCTTGGCAACGACAGCCGCCGAACCCTCTGCGAAGATGCCGGCTTTTGGTGTGCCCACGCCGTTGACATCGCCAACGGCGTATACACCTGGGAAGCTGGTCTCCAATGTCTGCTTATTCACCGGCACCCATGCGAATGGATCGGCGGACAGGCCGGATTCGACGACGACCTGCGGCACGCGATGCACCGGTATACCGAGAAAGAGGTCGTAAGGAATTTCTTCGCCACCGCTCAACACGGCCACCTTACGCGCGGGGTCCAGGCTGGCAACGAGGTTGTCTTTCACGAAACGGATGCCGCGTTCTGCAAAGGCTGCGAGCAGAGCCTGCGATGTTTCCGGAGACGGCGGGATCGGTACGCCGAATGGCATTACGAGAGTGATCTGAGTGGCGTCGCGAAGGCCTCGTGACTGCAGAAAGTCATGGAGCATGAGGGCAGTTTCACTGGGTGCGGGCGGGCACTTGAACGACTTGCCTGTGACGCCAATGACAGCGTGGCCGCTTCGGAACTCTGCCAGCACGTCGCGCAAGGCGAAAGCGCCTGCGGGGGAATAGAACTCGTTGCCGCCTTCGGCGAGGCCGGGCGTGGCGGCGATGTCATAGTCCGCTCCGAGAGCGACTACCAGGTAGTCCGCTTCGAATGTCTGGGCGTCTGTGACGACAATTTTCGATGCTGGATCGATCGATCGCACGGTGGTCTGAAAGAAGCGCACGCCGGGCTTCAGGATCTGGCTATAGGGATGGCGTACTTCTGAGGGCAGGTGTCGACCAAACATGACGTCGAGCTTTGAGAATCCGAATACGAAGGCATCATTCTTGTCGATCAAGACGATGTCGATCTTGTCTCCCAAAGCTTCAGAAAGAGCAGTCGTCAATTCAAGGCCGCCGAATCCGGCTCCTAATACAACCACACGTGTGCGCATGGCCAGAAGCATACACCCGTGGAGTTGAATGCACTGCTGGATTTTCCTAAAAAGCTGGCATATCGGAAGTAGAATTTCGCCGAGACAATCACAAGGATTTCCGCGTGCGTTTAAAGGGATCGGGAAGGCTGCTTTTGCTTGCTGTGGGTGTCACGGCATGCCTTGTTGCGGCGCGACTCGTTCTGGAAGGCCATCACCTGCCTGATTTCGTTTATCGGTGGGGCGGCAGTTTGCAGGGAGTCCTGGCGACAGAGCTTTTCAGCGTTGGGAACAGCCCTGTTCGTTTGTTGTTTGTGATCAAGGTTGCGGTGTTCTTCTTTGTGCTGAGCCGCTTCACGCGGGTGGCTCGCTGGATTCTGAAAGGGCTGCTGCAGTCTGATCCTCGCTTTGATAACCACCGCATCTATGTTCTGTCGCGACTGCTGACGATCACGATCTTTGTGATCGGGTGCCTGCTGGGCATTCACGTGGAGCACATTAACCTGCACACGTTTGTGCTGGTAGGCGGAACGATTGGCGTTGCCGTTGGTCTGGGTGTGCAGCGGTACGTTGGCAATCTTGTTTCGGGGCTGTCCATATTGTTCGAGGGCCAGTTGCGGCTGGGAGACTTTGTTCAGTTTGGCGATCAGCAGGGCTTCATCGAGCGGCTTGGCGCGACGAGTTCGCAGATACGCACGCCGAACAATACGACTGTGGTGATTCCCAACACAGAGCTTTCGAACAGCAAGTTCATCAACTACAGCGGAAGGCATACGACATTCCGGTTGGTGTTGCCACTGACTGTCTCTTATGGAGTGGATGCAGAGATTGTTCTCTCGGAAGTGATGAAGACGATTGCTGCTCACCCGGCGGCGCTTGAGCGTCCTGAGCCGTCAGTGATTCTGACGGAGATGAAGCCGGACACGATGAACTTTCAGGCGCGGCTGTGGACGAAGACGCATCCGGAGGACTTCGACGTTCTGACTTCGGAGTTGTACGTGGCAATCAAGCGGATGTTCGAGGCGAACGGAATCACGCTGCCGCGTCCTGCGATGGATGTTTGGCTTGCTGGGAACGACGGTTCGGAGAACTCGCCGCGCGCGTAATCAGGCTTTGATATATCACCCTGTTGCCAATGTGGTTTTGACTCTGTCGAAAGCGGTGCGCCAGTTCCGTGGATTTAGGGCGCGTTTTATGCGGTTCCTTTCAGGGCACAAAATGTCCGATTTGGGCGTTGCACCAAAGATGGTGAAGGACTACGCTTTTTGCTATCCCGTTTCTGTTCACGGGATGTTCACATAACGGCCCCGCTGGCGTCTTACCTTCCCCCGATATGCAAGGAAGATAGCCGGCCCCCCACTTGCGCCGACTGGTCCACGGAAATCCCGATGGTCTCAGCAGCGTTTGACGGTCCCCTTAGCAGTAACACTTCTGGAGGCAGTACCCATGATGAATCGCAGGACGCAGAGCGCCTGTTGGGGCTTAGCCCTGATTGCGCCGCTCGCACTTTCCGCCACACTTGTCGCGCAGGACGTGAGTGGCTCCATTTCCGGTACCGTGCGTGATGCCAGCGGCGCCGTTATTCCCAATGCCACGGTGAAACTGACCAACACGGATCGCAACCTGGTGGTTCGTACGTTGAACACTGGCGGTTCCGGAACCTACAGCGCCCGTTCCCTTCCCCTGGGCAACTACACGGTTGAGATTGCTGCTCCGAACTTTGGCACGCAGACCGTCACCGGCGTTGTGGTGCACGTGAACGATTCGCTGACGATCAACGGTGATCTGAAGGCAGGCGGCGGCAATGAAGCTGTGACCGTGACCAGCGAACAGCAGTCCATCAACCTGGAGAATGCGACGCAGGCCGGTTTGATTAACGGCACGCAGGTGCGCGAACTGGTTCTGGGAACGCGTAACTATGAGCAGCTTGTTGGATTGCAGCCCGGTGTTTCCTATTCCGGTGGCGACCAGATCTACATTGGCAACAGCAGCCCGAATGGCGCGACGAACGTTGTGAACTTCAGCGTGAACGGCGCGCGTACCAGTGGCAATGCGTGGACTGTGGATGGTGCGGATAACGTGGACCGCGGATCGAACTTCACGTTGCTGACCTATCCCTCGGTGGATGCGATTGCCGAGTTCAAGACGTTGCGTGGACAGTACTCCGCAGAGTTTGGACGCAGCGCGAGCGGTCAGATCAACGTGGTGACCAAG contains the following coding sequences:
- a CDS encoding TIGR03435 family protein; the protein is MGQANAQPTAPVSAHSASDSTLPAFDVITIKPNNSDERPSIDFDGGNFSATNFSVKMLVLFAYDLKDDQLFGVPKWASELHFDMKAKVLDADPTVLQQLSNDQKRVIEQTILTERFGLTFHRETKVLAVYELVVDKGGPRFQPSKIEAGQRGANGLGAGSLHTNNHNGNADMTSTAVPIASLVNVLSRQTERIVVDQTGLTGRYDLNLTWSRDDGGTPATDQNSPPIVTAIQEQLGLRLRPAKLPVSTFVVDHVVLPSGN
- a CDS encoding NAD(P)/FAD-dependent oxidoreductase; this encodes MRTRVVVLGAGFGGLELTTALSEALGDKIDIVLIDKNDAFVFGFSKLDVMFGRHLPSEVRHPYSQILKPGVRFFQTTVRSIDPASKIVVTDAQTFEADYLVVALGADYDIAATPGLAEGGNEFYSPAGAFALRDVLAEFRSGHAVIGVTGKSFKCPPAPSETALMLHDFLQSRGLRDATQITLVMPFGVPIPPSPETSQALLAAFAERGIRFVKDNLVASLDPARKVAVLSGGEEIPYDLFLGIPVHRVPQVVVESGLSADPFAWVPVNKQTLETSFPGVYAVGDVNGVGTPKAGIFAEGSAAVVAKRILADLTGSPAPDEYGGKGACYIEFGDEKVARVDVTFLHGPPVGSYQAPSEAMAAEKSLFGSSRIQRWFLS
- a CDS encoding mechanosensitive ion channel family protein, producing the protein MRLKGSGRLLLLAVGVTACLVAARLVLEGHHLPDFVYRWGGSLQGVLATELFSVGNSPVRLLFVIKVAVFFFVLSRFTRVARWILKGLLQSDPRFDNHRIYVLSRLLTITIFVIGCLLGIHVEHINLHTFVLVGGTIGVAVGLGVQRYVGNLVSGLSILFEGQLRLGDFVQFGDQQGFIERLGATSSQIRTPNNTTVVIPNTELSNSKFINYSGRHTTFRLVLPLTVSYGVDAEIVLSEVMKTIAAHPAALERPEPSVILTEMKPDTMNFQARLWTKTHPEDFDVLTSELYVAIKRMFEANGITLPRPAMDVWLAGNDGSENSPRA